A stretch of the Vigna radiata var. radiata cultivar VC1973A chromosome 7, Vradiata_ver6, whole genome shotgun sequence genome encodes the following:
- the LOC106769525 gene encoding pentatricopeptide repeat-containing protein At3g16610-like, whose protein sequence is MRRYLKRREALIANPKYQLRLPHTQNNCHSQNINNHPRGLHDLVCLYLARNQIELARHLFHQIPNPNVVLWNMMIRAYAWTGPFHQSIHLYHRMLQLGVTPNNFTFPFLLKACSALQAIELGRQIHDHVLTLGLQADLYVSTALLDMYAKCGNYFEARTIFDNLSHRDIVSWNAIIAGFSFHAFHYQTIHLVVQMQLAGISPNSSTIVSILPTIGQANALCQGKTVHAYSIRKIFSHDVVVATGLLDMYAKCHHLSYAQKIFNALNQKNEICWSAMIGGYVICDSMRDALALYDDMVYMHGLNPTPVILASTLRACANLTDLNKGKNLHCYMIKSGINSDTTVGNSLISMYAKCGIMDDALGFLDEMIIKDSVSYSAIISGFVQNGYAEKVVLIFRKMQLSGTDPDSATMIGLLPACSHLAAVQHGIXCHGYSVVRGFTANTSICNAIIDMYAKCGRIHISRQVFDRMKKRDIVSWNTMIIGYGIHGLYIEAFSLFXELLASGMKPDDVTLIAVLSACSHSGLVTEGKYWFNSMSQELNISPRMAHYICMVDLLARAGNLDEAYSFIQKMPIEPDVRVWSALLSACRTRNNVEIGEQVSKKIQMLGPEGTGNFVLMSNIYSSVGRWDDAAHIRNLQKHQGYKKSPGCSWIEISGVIHGFIGGDRSHPQSVSINNKLQELLVQMKRMGYQADSGFVFHDVEEEEKEQILLYHSEKIAIAFGILNTSPSNPILVTKNLRICVDCHNAIKLMTLITQRRITVRDASRFHHFENGICNCRDFW, encoded by the coding sequence ATGCGAAGATATTTGAAACGTAGAGAAGCTTTGATTGCAAACCCCAAATACCAACTTCGCTTGCCTCACACTCAAAATAACTGCCATTCTCAAAACATCAACAACCACCCTCGTGGTCTTCATGACCTCGTTTGTCTCTACTTGGCACGTAATCAAATTGAACTCGCTCGTCACTTGTTTCACCAAATTCCAAACCCAAATGTTGTTTTGTGGAACATGATGATCCGAGCTTATGCATGGACTGGCCCCTTTCATCAATCCATTCATCTGTACCATCGCATGTTGCAACTAGGCGTTACACCCAACAACTTCACATTCCCTTTTCTTCTTAAAGCCTGTTCAGCTCTCCAAGCAATTGAACTTGGGAGACAAATACATGACCATGTCCTCACACTTGGCCTACAGGCTGATCTCTACGTTTCCACTGCCTTGCTTGACATGTATGCCAAATGTGGCAATTATTTTGAAGCACGCACAATATTTGACAATTTGTCCCACAGGGATATTGTCTCATGGAATGCAATCATTGCTGGCTTTTCATTTCATGCTTTTCACTATCAAACAATTCACTTAGTTGTCCAAATGCAGTTAGCTGGAATATCACCGAATTCTTCCACTATTGTATCTATTTTACCCACAATTGGACAAGCTAATGCCTTATGCCAGGGGAAGACTGTTCATGCTTACTCTATAAGAAAGATCTTCAGTCATGATGTGGTTGTTGCAACTGGGCTATTGGATATGTATGCTAAGTGCCACCACTTATCTTATGCCCAGAAGATCTTCAATGCCCTGAACCAAAAGAACGAGATATGCTGGAGTGCTATGATTGGGGGATATGTCATTTGTGACTCCATGAGAGATGCTTTGGCCCTTTATGATGACATGGTGTATATGCATGGCTTAAATCCTACACCTGTCATTCTTGCAAGCACACTTCGAGCATGTGCAAATCTCACTGATCTGAATAAGGGGAAAAACTTGCATTGTTACATGATTAAATCAGGGATTAATTCAGACACAACAGTGGGAAACTCACTNATATCAATGTACGCCAAGTGTGGGATCATGGATGATGCACTTGGATTTCTTGATGAGATGATCATAAAAGACTCGGTTTCTTATAGTGCTATCATTTCAGGATTTGTGCAAAATGGCTATGCAGAAAAAGTTGTACTTATTTTTCGCAAGATGCAGTTATCGGGGACCGACCCAGATTCTGCAACCATGATAGGTTTGCTTCCAGCTTGTTCCCATTTGGCCGCTGTACAACATGGGATCTGNTGCCATGGATACTCAGTCGTTAGAGGCTTCACTGCAAATACCTCCATTTGTAATGCCATCATTGACATGTATGCAAAGTGTGGAAGGATTCATATCAGTCGGCAAGTCTTTGATAGAATGAAAAAGAGGGATATTGTTTCGTGGAATACAATGATAATTGGTTATGGCATTCATGGGCTATACATAGAAGCATTTTCATTGTTTAANGAATTACTAGCATCAGGCATGAAGCCAGATGATGTGACCCTTATTGCTGTTTTATCTGCATGTAGCCATTCAGGACTTGTGACGGAAGGGAAATATTGGTTTAATAGCATGAGCCAAGAACTCAACATCTCACCAAGAATGGCACATTATATATGCATGGTTGACCTCCTGGCCCGAGCAGGAAATCTGGATGAAGCGTACTCCTTTATTCAAAAGATGCCAATTGAGCCTGATGTTCGTGTATGGAGTGCATTGCTCTCTGCATGTAGGACCCGCAATAATGTTGAAATAGGTGAACAGGTGTCAAAGAAGATACAGATGTTGGGACCTGAGGGTACTGGAAATTTTGTTCTTATGTCTAACATCTATAGTTCCGTGGGCAGATGGGACGATGCAGCACATATTAGAAACCTACAGAAGCATCAAGGTTACAAGAAAAGCCCAGGATGCAGTTGGATTGAGATCTCCGGTGTAATCCATGGATTTATTGGGGGTGATAGATCTCATCCACAGTCAGTATCCATAAATAACAAGTTACAAGAATTGTTGGTGCAGATGAAAAGAATGGGATATCAGGCAGATTCTGGTTTTGTTTTCCATGATgttgaagaagaggagaaggaaCAAATTCTCCTTTATCATAGTGAAAAAATAGCCATTGCGTTTGGAATTCTTAATACCAGTCCCAGCAACCCCATTCTAGTTACAAAAAATTTGCGTATATGTGTTGACTGCCATAATGCAATAAAGTTAATGACTCTTATAACACAGAGGAGGATAACAGTAAGAGATGCAAGTCGATTTCATCATTTTGAGAATGGAATCTGCAATTGTCGGGATTTCtggtga